Proteins encoded within one genomic window of Natator depressus isolate rNatDep1 chromosome 1, rNatDep2.hap1, whole genome shotgun sequence:
- the GPR162 gene encoding putative G-protein coupled receptor 162: MMHRGGGSSVGDLSESTLHNNSLWWLACGLLALLANSWIILSITAKQQKHKPLELLLCFLAGTHILMAAVPLTTYAVVQLRRESSDYDWNESICKVFVSTYYTLALATCFTVASLSYHRMWMVRWPVNYRLSNAKKQALHAVMGIWMVSFILSTLPSIGWHNNGERYYARGCQFIVSKIGLGFGVCFSLLLLGGIIMGLVCVAITFYQTLWAHQRHQRCRHRQTEEASSSFPASAHNTFNVPAIVVEDVRGKRRSSLDGSESAKTSMQMTNLISAIVFLYDTLTGVPILVVSFFSLRYDTAPTWMVLAVLWCSMVQTLLLPSFIWSCERYRADVRTVWEQCVAIMTEEEGDDDGACEDYGDGRICKVRFDANGAAAVKRDPRDVKLLPMSHMLLPHDRVHYLQVPISRRMSHDETNIFSSHRSTPSFLHKWSSSDDIRVATPRKPGGPGFLPPELHDYHHRRRPPENELTTLRQFLEGGLVPRGSSSSACFFRDEITTFIDETPLPSPACSPRHSRLPLTLRWDRRLSLGGAEEEEEGPDRARRCSLSGSEDWHLQDRQQANERTLEACEAHTFRELNL, translated from the exons ATGATGCATCGTGGTGGAGGCAGTAGCGTGGGTGACCTGTCAGAGTCAACCCTGCACAACAATTCGTTGTGGTGGCTGGCATGCGGGCTGCTAGCCCTGCTGGCCAATTCCTGGATTATCCTGAGCATCACAGCCAAGCAGCAGAAGCACAAacccctggagctgctgctgtgcttCCTAGCTGGGACCCACATCCTCATGGCGGCTGTTCCCCTCACCACTTATGCCGTGGTGCAGCTGCGGCGCGAGTCCTCCGATTATGACTGGAACGAGAGCATCTGCAAGGTCTTTGTCTCCACATACTATACCCTCGCCCTGGCCACCTGCTTCACAGTGGCTTCCTTGTCCTATCACCGTATGTGGATGGTGAGGTGGCCAGTAAACTACCGGCTGAGTAATGCCAAGAAGCAGGCTCTGCACGCAGTGATGGGCATCTGGATGGTGTCATTCATCCTCTCCACTCTGCCCTCCATTGGCTGGCACAACAATGGTGAGCGCTATTATGCCCGTGGCTGCCAGTTCATCGTCAGCAAGATTGGGCTGGGATTTGGTGTCTGCTTCAGCCTCCTGCTTCTGGGAGGGATCATTATGGGCTTGGTGTGTGTGGCCATCACCTTCTACCAGACCCTGTGGGCGCACCAAAGGCACCAAAGATGTCGTCACCGGCAGACAGAGGaagcttcctcctccttccccgccTCAGCACACAACACCTTCAATGTGCCAGCCATCGTTGTAGAGGATGTCAGGGGCAAGAGGAGGTCATCGCTGGATGGCTCAGAGTCAGCCAAGACCTCCATGCAGATGACCAACCTCATCAGCGCCATTGTCTTCCTGTATGACACACTCACCGGGGTGCCCATCTTG gTGGTGAGTTTCTTCAGCCTGCGCTATGATACCGCCCCCACCTGGATGGTGCTGGCAGTGCTCTGGTGCTCCATGGTTCAGACCTTGCTGCTTCCCTCCTTCATCTGGTCCTGCGAGCGCTACCGAGCTGATGTCCGCACTGTGTGGGAGCAGTGCGTGGCCATCATGACAGAGGAAGAGGGGGATGATG ATGGGGCCTGTGAGGATTACGGCGATGGGCGGATCTGCAAGGTGCGATTTGATGCCAATGGCGCTGCGGCTGTGAAACGGGATCCCAGGGACGTCAAGCTGCTGCCAATGAGTCACATGCTGCTGCCCCACGACAGGGTGCACTATCTGCAG GTCCCCATCTCCCGGAGAATGTCCCACGATGAGACTAACATCTTCTCCTCCCACCGCTCCACTCCATCCTTTCTCCACAAGTGGTCATCATCTGATGACATCCGAGTCGCCACTCCCCGCAAGCCTGGTGGCCCTGGCTTCCTTCCTCCTGAACTGCATGACTACCACCACCGCCGGCGGCCCCCTGAAAATGAGCTGACTACTCTCCGACAGTTTCTTGAGGGGGGGCTGGTCCCCAGAGGATCCAGCTCCAGCGCCTGCTTCTTCAGGGATGAGATCACCACATTCATCGACGAGACACCTCTGCCCTCCCCAGCCTGCAGTCCACGCCACTCCCGCCTCCCACTCACATTGCGCTGGGACCGCCGCCTCTCCCTGgggggtgctgaggaggaggaagagggccCTGATCGGGCGCGACGCTGCTCACTGTCTGGCAGTGAAGACTGGCATCTGCAGGACAGACAGCAGGCTAATGAAAGGACCCTTGAAGCCTGTGAGGCACATACCTTCAGGGAGCTCAACCTATGA